The sequence below is a genomic window from Oscillospiraceae bacterium.
CCAGGGTGCGGTTGAGCAGGGCCAGCAGCCTGGCGTCGGGGATGTCGATGTGCGCCTCCCCCATGGCGGCGACGGGCAGGGCGAACAGCCCCACAATCAGGGACAGGCAGAGCAGCCAGCTCAGCAGTCGTTTGCGTAATCTCATACTCCTTCTCCTCTTTTGTGCTATTTTTCGTACCCGGATCTGGTTGCATTATGGAGACCAAAATAGCTGATGTCAAGCGATTTTAAGCTTCTTTTGATAACAAAATGTAACAGGTATCTAATATCGTAGAACATCTATGATATAGAATGAGGAAGGGCCCCGGTCAATACCGGGGCCCTTCCTGTATGCGTTTATAGCTCGTTGATAAGAACCAGCCCTCCGCCCGCCTGGCGGCAAAAATACCCGCGTCCGTTCTTCACCTGGTAGTCGAAATAGTCCCGCCGGGGGTGGGCGAAGCCGGAGAGGATGGCCATGATGGTGCCGCCGTGGACCACCAGGGCGGCGCGGCCCTCCCACGGCCCGTCCAGCAGGGCCTGAAAGGCCGCCCGGCAGCGGGCGCAGAAGGCGTCCCTGTCCTCGCCGCCGGGGAAGGGGAGCAGGCCGCCGCTGTCGATCCAGGCCTGGTAGCGGGGGTCGGCGGAGAGTTCTTGGTGGTTCTTGTACTCAAACTCCCCGAAGCGGCACTCCCGGAAGCCCTCCACTGGGATGGGCTCCAGATCGGGGTAGAGGAGCGCCGCACTTTCCCGGCAGCGGCGCAGGGGGCTGACGTACAGCCGGTCCGCCGGGGGCGGGGCGCAGCCCGCCAGGGCGGCGCGGCCCTCGGGGGAGAGGGGCTCGTCGGTGGCACCCACGTAGCGGCCCTCCCGGTTGCCCTGGGTGGCCCCGTGGCGGAGCAAAATGAACTCCTTCATCTATTTCAGCCTCATGCCCAGGCCGCAGCAGATCCGCTCCACCCGCTGCGCCCGCTCCGCCAGGACGCACAGGGCCCGGCCGGTCTCCTCCCGCCACAGCCGCTCGAAGGGGTCCAGGGGCACGACGCCCAAGCCGATCTCATCGCTGACCACCACCGCGTCCGG
It includes:
- a CDS encoding phosphoglycerate mutase, with amino-acid sequence MKEFILLRHGATQGNREGRYVGATDEPLSPEGRAALAGCAPPPADRLYVSPLRRCRESAALLYPDLEPIPVEGFRECRFGEFEYKNHQELSADPRYQAWIDSGGLLPFPGGEDRDAFCARCRAAFQALLDGPWEGRAALVVHGGTIMAILSGFAHPRRDYFDYQVKNGRGYFCRQAGGGLVLINEL